From Cellvibrio zantedeschiae, the proteins below share one genomic window:
- the treZ gene encoding malto-oligosyltrehalose trehalohydrolase, whose protein sequence is MTQHQGAFLNQHHGAFLNKDGTTHFALWAPDARTVALELGKGDLVHNLYKDHDGWYKATIECAAGTAYRYLINNELHVPDPAARRQLDDVHGWSCVVDQAYPWKTVTWHGRPWHEAIIYELHVGALGGFSKVEEMLPTLAELGITAIELMPLNEFPGERNWGYDGVLLFAPESSYGTPEQLKSLIDSAHALDMMVIVDVVYNHFGPDGNYLGQYAKHFFRTDIKTGWGDAIDFRQQPVRDFFIENALMWILDYRVDGLRIDAAHAIKDKNFLLELSERVRGAVLPSRHVHLVLENEDNAASLLTNGFDAQWNDDGHNVLHHLLTNEHEGYYADFADSPTTKLARCLSEGFIYQGEYTPRGRLRGEISKDLPPTAFVLFLQNHDQVGNRAFGERLIQLADPDALKAAVGLLLLCPMIPLLFMGEEWGCKKPFLFFTDHHDDLAKAVCEGRRKEFESFAKFNDPEMREKIPNPNELATFTQSIPEQHDEEEHSEWREFYKGLIALRHTEIIPRLKGAKSAGVNILEDRALVASWMMGDGQLLRIYINLSIFPVHVTPSWNKARLIFSHQVLSAEYAQGILTPGSILVCIEEDARATEEDITIESLEEPAFALATS, encoded by the coding sequence ATGACCCAACATCAGGGTGCATTTTTAAACCAACATCATGGTGCATTTTTAAACAAGGATGGCACTACACATTTTGCGCTGTGGGCACCAGACGCACGCACGGTAGCGCTTGAGTTGGGCAAGGGGGATTTGGTTCATAACTTATATAAAGACCATGATGGTTGGTATAAAGCCACAATTGAATGCGCAGCAGGAACTGCATACCGCTATTTGATCAATAATGAATTACATGTTCCCGATCCAGCTGCACGCCGCCAATTGGATGATGTGCACGGTTGGAGCTGTGTTGTTGATCAAGCCTATCCCTGGAAAACGGTGACTTGGCACGGCCGCCCGTGGCACGAGGCAATTATTTATGAATTGCACGTTGGCGCTTTGGGCGGTTTTAGTAAAGTTGAAGAAATGTTACCTACGCTGGCCGAGCTAGGTATTACCGCCATTGAACTTATGCCGCTTAACGAATTTCCTGGCGAACGCAATTGGGGCTATGACGGCGTGCTCTTATTTGCGCCCGAATCTTCTTACGGAACGCCAGAACAACTTAAAAGTTTGATTGATAGCGCGCATGCCTTAGACATGATGGTCATTGTGGATGTTGTGTATAACCACTTCGGCCCCGATGGAAATTATCTCGGTCAATATGCCAAACATTTTTTTCGCACCGATATAAAAACCGGCTGGGGCGATGCGATTGATTTTCGCCAACAGCCAGTGCGTGATTTTTTTATTGAAAATGCGCTCATGTGGATTCTTGATTACCGTGTTGATGGATTACGCATTGACGCAGCACATGCCATTAAAGACAAAAATTTTCTGTTGGAACTTTCAGAACGTGTGCGCGGTGCAGTGTTACCGAGCCGCCACGTACACTTAGTTTTGGAAAATGAAGACAATGCCGCAAGTTTGCTGACAAACGGTTTTGATGCCCAATGGAATGATGACGGCCATAATGTTTTGCATCACCTGCTCACTAACGAGCATGAAGGCTATTACGCTGATTTTGCAGATTCGCCCACAACAAAACTGGCGCGCTGTTTGAGCGAAGGATTTATTTACCAGGGCGAGTACACGCCCCGTGGTCGCTTGCGTGGCGAAATAAGTAAAGACCTACCACCGACAGCATTTGTATTGTTTTTGCAAAATCACGACCAGGTTGGCAATCGCGCTTTTGGTGAGCGTTTAATTCAATTGGCAGATCCGGATGCGCTGAAAGCAGCCGTTGGTCTATTACTACTCTGCCCTATGATTCCGCTGCTATTTATGGGTGAAGAATGGGGCTGCAAAAAACCATTTTTATTTTTTACCGATCATCACGACGACTTAGCGAAAGCGGTGTGTGAAGGTAGGCGCAAAGAGTTTGAAAGCTTCGCAAAATTTAATGATCCCGAAATGCGCGAAAAAATTCCCAACCCCAACGAGCTGGCTACTTTTACCCAATCGATTCCTGAGCAACACGATGAAGAAGAACACAGCGAATGGCGCGAGTTTTATAAAGGTTTGATTGCATTGCGCCACACCGAAATTATTCCGCGCTTGAAAGGAGCAAAGAGTGCGGGCGTTAACATTCTTGAAGACCGTGCGTTGGTTGCATCCTGGATGATGGGTGATGGCCAGCTACTCAGAATTTATATCAACCTATCCATTTTTCCGGTTCACGTTACACCTTCGTGGAACAAAGCGCGTTTAATTTTTAGTCACCAGGTATTAAGCGCGGAATATGCACAGGGAATTCTTACACCCGGCAGTATTTTGGTTTGTATCGAAGAAGATGCAAGAGCCACTGAAGAGGACATTACAATAGAGAGTTTGGAGGAACCCGCATTTGCGTTGGCAACCAGTTGA
- the treY gene encoding malto-oligosyltrehalose synthase, translating into MPEVRATVRLQFHRGFTLNDAIPLVPYFNKLGISHIYSSPVLKARSGSVHGYDVVDPTCINPEIGGESALVSLVAELRKYDMGLIVDIVSNHMAVSNDNPWWQDVLCWGLHSPYANFFDIQWNSPDPLLKGQLLLPVLGSGYGETLAANEISLQFNQAEGKFYAQYFDNLFPLTPTSYGHILGKTNIDSLRLLGQAFDDLENRENAWEVAKELQADLRDLAEKAEVIPAITQAISFYNVALGKESALRDMQRQTANDDLDVIEEPDPQDNDNFQRLHQLLELQHYRLASWRTAADDINWRRFFDVNELAGLRVERPDVFEASHRKIFELIEQGLIDGIRIDHIDGLANPRAYCRKLRRRVDRLAALRPRELAQKHFPIYVEKILGEGEHLATQWMVDGTTGYEFMNQVSLLQHDPLGELQLFDLWSTTTGRMGTFKDEAREARRLVLASSLAGDLETVAQGLLLIARTDITTRDLTLGAIRRALTELIVNFTVYRTYAGACGRTGDDEHFFKEALAGARLTLAEADWPLLDQLDRWLGGEALAKLPPGETRNLRQTVLTRFQQLTSPAAAKAIEDTACYRSAVLLSRNDVGFNPHCFSASITQFHEQIAERNTRFPRNLLATATHDHKRGEDTRARLAVISERSAWFAERAQRWRSMSAPLRKELEDGTAPSAGDELILYQTLLGCWPLEFTADAKPDVQVYLDRLMCWQEKSVREAKLRSTWSAPNAAYERATQEFLMRLLNSEEGAPIRAEIAHAAQLIAPAGALNSLSQTLLRMTVPGIPDLYQGADFWDFSLVDPDNRRPVDFGARIAALETKATAHELIEHWQDGHIKQWLIARTLAARARHSELFRDGDYQPLTIEGEQADKVVAFMRRYLNDYAVVIVPRLTASLLADSTVPHIPVTAWGDTQILLPAALKDADFEGQLDASRIKAKANALTLRDALATTPVNFLFFSVTHSQELHHEHK; encoded by the coding sequence ATGCCTGAAGTTCGCGCCACAGTGCGTTTGCAATTCCATCGCGGTTTCACCCTAAACGATGCTATTCCACTAGTTCCTTACTTCAATAAGTTGGGCATTAGCCATATCTATTCGTCACCCGTACTTAAAGCTCGCAGCGGTTCTGTGCATGGTTATGATGTTGTCGACCCCACCTGTATAAATCCTGAAATTGGCGGTGAAAGCGCGCTTGTCAGTTTGGTTGCAGAGCTTCGCAAATACGACATGGGATTGATTGTAGATATTGTCTCCAATCATATGGCCGTGAGTAACGACAACCCCTGGTGGCAAGATGTTTTGTGCTGGGGCTTGCACAGCCCTTACGCAAATTTTTTTGATATCCAATGGAACTCCCCCGACCCTTTACTCAAAGGTCAATTACTTCTTCCGGTATTAGGTAGCGGTTACGGCGAAACACTTGCAGCCAATGAAATAAGTCTGCAATTTAATCAAGCCGAAGGAAAATTTTACGCGCAATACTTTGACAATTTGTTCCCACTCACGCCAACAAGTTATGGCCATATTCTTGGCAAAACCAATATCGATAGCCTGCGTCTTTTGGGGCAAGCTTTTGATGATTTGGAAAACCGCGAAAATGCGTGGGAAGTCGCCAAAGAGTTGCAAGCAGATTTGCGCGATCTTGCCGAAAAAGCCGAAGTCATTCCAGCAATTACGCAAGCCATAAGTTTTTACAACGTGGCTTTAGGAAAAGAATCTGCACTGCGGGATATGCAACGTCAAACTGCTAATGATGATCTCGACGTTATAGAAGAACCAGATCCGCAAGACAACGACAACTTTCAGCGTTTACACCAGTTGCTTGAGCTCCAGCATTATCGCTTGGCAAGCTGGCGCACCGCTGCCGATGATATTAACTGGCGGCGCTTTTTTGATGTGAACGAACTCGCCGGTTTAAGAGTAGAACGCCCCGACGTTTTTGAAGCGAGTCATCGCAAAATTTTTGAATTAATCGAACAGGGGCTGATTGATGGCATACGCATAGATCACATTGATGGCTTGGCCAACCCGCGTGCTTATTGCCGCAAATTGCGTCGCCGTGTTGATCGTTTGGCGGCCTTGCGCCCGCGCGAATTAGCGCAAAAACATTTTCCCATTTATGTTGAAAAAATCCTTGGTGAAGGTGAACACCTGGCTACCCAATGGATGGTAGACGGAACTACCGGTTATGAATTTATGAACCAGGTTTCGCTGTTACAACATGATCCGCTTGGTGAATTACAACTCTTTGATTTATGGAGCACCACTACCGGCCGCATGGGTACTTTTAAAGATGAAGCGCGTGAAGCGCGGCGTCTTGTACTCGCTAGCAGTTTGGCTGGTGATCTTGAAACCGTTGCACAGGGCTTATTGCTGATTGCACGCACCGACATTACGACCCGCGATTTAACCCTGGGGGCAATCAGGCGCGCACTGACAGAGCTCATCGTCAACTTCACGGTGTACAGAACCTATGCAGGAGCTTGCGGCAGAACGGGAGATGATGAGCACTTTTTTAAAGAAGCTCTCGCTGGCGCACGCCTTACTTTGGCAGAAGCTGATTGGCCACTGCTGGATCAACTTGATCGTTGGCTGGGAGGTGAAGCACTTGCAAAACTTCCCCCCGGCGAAACGCGCAACCTGCGTCAAACAGTACTGACGCGTTTCCAGCAGCTCACCTCGCCCGCTGCTGCAAAAGCAATAGAAGACACTGCCTGCTATCGATCTGCGGTTTTGCTGTCGCGCAACGATGTTGGCTTTAATCCCCATTGCTTTAGTGCATCCATAACTCAGTTCCATGAACAAATTGCCGAGCGCAACACACGCTTTCCACGCAACTTGCTGGCAACGGCTACCCATGACCACAAACGCGGTGAAGATACCCGCGCCCGTCTTGCGGTTATCAGTGAACGCTCAGCCTGGTTTGCAGAACGAGCCCAGCGTTGGCGCTCCATGTCCGCACCACTGCGTAAAGAATTGGAAGATGGCACCGCGCCCTCGGCGGGCGATGAACTGATTCTTTATCAAACCCTATTAGGCTGCTGGCCGCTGGAATTTACAGCGGACGCCAAGCCCGATGTTCAGGTCTATCTCGACCGATTGATGTGTTGGCAAGAAAAATCCGTCCGCGAAGCAAAATTGCGTAGCACCTGGAGTGCACCAAACGCGGCCTATGAACGCGCGACCCAGGAATTTCTTATGCGCTTATTAAACTCTGAAGAAGGCGCGCCTATACGCGCCGAAATTGCACATGCAGCTCAGCTCATCGCACCAGCCGGTGCATTGAACAGCCTTAGCCAAACCCTATTACGTATGACTGTTCCCGGCATTCCCGACCTCTACCAGGGCGCAGACTTCTGGGATTTCAGCCTGGTGGACCCTGATAACCGTCGTCCCGTGGACTTTGGCGCGCGTATTGCAGCTTTGGAAACCAAGGCCACCGCCCACGAATTGATTGAGCACTGGCAGGATGGCCACATTAAGCAATGGTTGATTGCACGAACATTAGCGGCGCGCGCCCGTCATTCCGAGCTGTTTCGCGACGGGGATTACCAACCGCTCACCATTGAAGGTGAGCAAGCGGACAAGGTGGTTGCCTTTATGCGTCGATACCTTAACGACTATGCGGTCGTCATAGTGCCCCGCCTTACCGCAAGCCTGCTAGCAGATAGCACAGTTCCACATATTCCTGTAACAGCCTGGGGCGATACTCAAATCCTGTTACCCGCTGCACTCAAAGACGCCGATTTCGAAGGCCAACTGGATGCAAGCCGAATTAAAGCCAAGGCAAACGCGCTCACCCTGCGCGATGCTTTGGCAACAACTCCCGTTAACTTTTTATTTTTCTCCGTTACGCACTCACAGGAGCTCCACCATGAACATAAATGA
- a CDS encoding DUF2934 domain-containing protein — MNINEQQVREFAYQIWESEGRPVGHSERHWEMASKLVEAHNEEHFHVQSQGDTDTPANEPVEPISPGQPQQQPVSDPIQPGEPPQQPAQPIAVAPPRKSRAKAAADVPAKSLIDTKPIALGTPADETTTKPSAKKPAKPRKSKTVENA, encoded by the coding sequence ATGAACATAAATGAACAACAAGTCCGTGAATTCGCCTACCAGATCTGGGAATCTGAGGGTCGTCCTGTTGGACATTCCGAGCGTCACTGGGAAATGGCCAGCAAGTTGGTCGAGGCGCACAATGAAGAACATTTTCACGTGCAATCCCAAGGCGATACTGACACCCCAGCTAACGAGCCTGTGGAGCCTATATCACCCGGCCAGCCACAACAGCAACCTGTGTCAGACCCTATCCAACCAGGTGAACCACCGCAACAACCTGCTCAACCTATAGCGGTAGCACCCCCCAGAAAATCCCGTGCGAAAGCGGCAGCGGATGTGCCAGCCAAATCCTTAATTGACACTAAACCTATAGCGCTTGGCACACCTGCAGACGAAACCACAACCAAGCCGTCGGCTAAGAAGCCGGCTAAACCACGAAAATCAAAAACTGTAGAAAATGCTTAA
- the glgX gene encoding glycogen debranching protein GlgX — MTKNQEHPDIKNCTRITEGHPFPLGATWDGQGVNFAIFSAHATKVELCLFDSEGKQELERIELPEFSDEIWHGYLPDMQAGQVYGYRVYGPYDPAAGHRFNHNKLLIDPYAKQLVGELIWDEALFGYTIGHPDGDLSFDERDSAPFVPKAKVIDPAFDWQGKNSHRAPWDKTIIYETHVRGISMRHPSVPEKLRGSFAGLATRELLDHIKELGISSVELLPVHAFVHDNHLLEKGLKNYWGYNSIAFLAPHAEYLSSGNLNEFKEMAASLHDAGLELILDVVYNHTAEGNELGPTLSLRGIDNATYYRLVPDNNRYYINDSGTGNTLDLTHPCVLRLVTDSLRYWTTEMGVDGFRFDLGTILARDERNGFNERHGFHVTCRQDPTLSQLKLIAEPWDCGPGGYQVGAFPPGWFEWNDRFRDTVRAFWRGDQGKLPELASRITASGDLFNWGGRRPFASVNFITAHDGFTLRDLVSYNNKHNEANGDENRDGTDNNLSYNYGIEGPTDDPEIKALRSRQIRNLLSTLLLSQGTPMLVAGDEFGHSQQGNNNVYCQDSELSWLDWNLDEEAKSLLEFTRKLIQLRHTYPILRRGRFLVGNYNEEIGVKDVTWLHPTGVEMTDESWGQNDLACLGLIMDGRAQPTGIHRQGSDATLLLILNAQAEAVNFTLPEVAQGTGWINLLDTNLAAETPNKSFIFCEDFIVTPRSVLLFELKKKDASEISSAE, encoded by the coding sequence ATGACCAAAAATCAGGAACATCCCGATATTAAAAATTGTACAAGGATTACCGAAGGACACCCATTTCCCTTGGGTGCAACATGGGATGGCCAAGGCGTAAACTTTGCCATTTTCTCCGCCCATGCCACCAAAGTCGAACTCTGCCTTTTTGATAGCGAAGGAAAGCAAGAGCTTGAACGTATCGAGCTTCCGGAATTTTCGGATGAAATATGGCACGGCTACTTGCCCGATATGCAAGCTGGCCAGGTATACGGATATCGAGTTTATGGCCCCTACGACCCCGCTGCGGGGCATCGCTTTAATCACAACAAACTATTGATTGACCCCTACGCAAAACAATTGGTGGGTGAACTTATTTGGGACGAAGCCTTATTCGGCTACACCATTGGGCATCCTGATGGCGACCTGAGTTTTGATGAGCGCGATAGCGCACCCTTCGTCCCAAAAGCAAAAGTCATTGATCCAGCGTTTGACTGGCAGGGCAAAAACAGCCATCGCGCGCCTTGGGATAAAACCATCATTTACGAAACCCACGTGCGCGGCATCAGCATGCGCCATCCGTCGGTTCCAGAAAAGTTGCGCGGGTCTTTCGCTGGCCTCGCCACCAGGGAGCTGCTGGATCACATTAAAGAACTAGGCATCTCCAGTGTTGAGCTGCTGCCGGTCCACGCGTTCGTACACGATAACCATTTACTGGAAAAAGGCCTTAAGAATTATTGGGGCTACAACAGCATTGCATTTTTGGCACCCCATGCCGAATACCTCAGTAGTGGCAACCTCAATGAATTTAAAGAGATGGCTGCCAGCCTGCATGATGCCGGGCTGGAGCTGATTCTCGACGTGGTTTACAACCACACTGCCGAGGGCAACGAGCTGGGGCCAACCTTGTCTTTGCGCGGCATAGACAACGCAACTTATTATCGCCTCGTTCCAGACAACAACCGCTATTACATCAACGATTCTGGTACGGGCAACACACTTGACCTTACGCATCCTTGCGTCCTGCGTTTAGTCACAGATTCGCTGCGCTATTGGACTACCGAAATGGGAGTGGATGGGTTCCGTTTTGATTTGGGCACCATACTCGCGCGCGATGAGCGCAACGGCTTTAACGAGCGTCACGGATTCCACGTTACCTGCAGGCAAGACCCAACGCTCAGTCAACTTAAATTAATTGCAGAGCCTTGGGATTGCGGACCTGGCGGCTATCAAGTCGGTGCTTTCCCACCGGGCTGGTTCGAATGGAACGATCGCTTCCGCGATACAGTGCGGGCCTTTTGGCGTGGCGATCAAGGCAAACTGCCTGAATTAGCAAGTCGCATTACCGCATCCGGCGATTTGTTTAATTGGGGCGGTCGTCGGCCTTTTGCCTCGGTAAATTTTATTACCGCACATGATGGTTTTACCCTGCGTGATTTGGTCAGCTACAACAACAAACACAACGAAGCCAATGGCGACGAAAATCGCGATGGAACAGACAATAACCTTTCCTACAACTACGGCATTGAAGGCCCTACGGATGATCCGGAAATTAAAGCCCTTCGCTCTCGCCAAATTCGCAACTTGTTGAGCACCCTACTCTTGTCACAAGGCACACCCATGTTGGTGGCTGGCGATGAATTTGGACACAGCCAACAAGGCAACAACAACGTCTATTGCCAGGACAGCGAATTAAGTTGGCTGGATTGGAATTTAGACGAAGAAGCTAAAAGCCTGCTGGAATTTACTCGCAAACTTATTCAACTGCGCCACACCTACCCCATATTGCGTCGCGGTCGTTTCCTGGTGGGCAATTACAACGAGGAAATAGGAGTAAAAGATGTAACTTGGCTCCACCCCACAGGCGTAGAAATGACCGATGAAAGTTGGGGGCAAAATGATTTAGCCTGCCTTGGTTTAATCATGGATGGCCGCGCTCAACCAACCGGCATTCATCGCCAGGGCAGCGACGCAACTTTGTTGTTAATTTTGAATGCACAGGCGGAGGCTGTTAATTTCACATTGCCCGAAGTTGCGCAAGGTACTGGCTGGATAAATTTGTTGGACACCAATCTCGCCGCTGAGACACCTAATAAGTCATTTATATTTTGTGAAGACTTTATTGTTACACCGCGTTCAGTACTGTTATTTGAATTGAAAAAGAAAGATGCATCCGAAATAAGCAGTGCTGAATAA
- a CDS encoding DUF883 family protein, giving the protein MSFLSAVTKSELKNSKHQAQQSSEDVLKEFKSFLSDVEDLFHSTTSATGDDLVKAKSQLKQRISTAKETIGDAGDNIFKQARKTAAITNTYVHDQPWKVIGTGIALSFLLGFVLARRD; this is encoded by the coding sequence ATGTCATTCCTATCTGCAGTGACCAAATCGGAACTAAAAAATAGCAAACACCAAGCACAACAATCCTCTGAAGATGTGCTTAAGGAATTCAAAAGCTTTTTAAGCGATGTAGAAGATCTTTTTCACTCAACTACATCAGCAACTGGTGACGATTTGGTAAAAGCCAAATCGCAATTGAAGCAGCGCATTAGCACGGCAAAAGAAACCATTGGCGATGCTGGAGATAATATCTTTAAGCAAGCCCGCAAAACCGCTGCGATCACCAATACCTATGTTCACGATCAACCCTGGAAAGTAATTGGTACTGGTATAGCACTCAGCTTCTTGCTTGGCTTTGTGTTGGCGCGTCGCGATTAA
- a CDS encoding BON domain-containing protein has protein sequence MKQVSKYFSIFFMVFALFSVVACSSTHKQEGTGEYVDDTVITTKVKAAILQEPTLKVAEINVETFKGVVQLSGFVASQADINTAVRVAAGVGGVKSVKNDMRLK, from the coding sequence ATGAAACAAGTCAGTAAATATTTTTCAATATTTTTTATGGTTTTTGCATTGTTTTCAGTAGTCGCATGTTCTTCTACTCACAAGCAAGAAGGCACAGGCGAATATGTAGACGATACAGTTATCACTACTAAAGTGAAGGCTGCAATTTTGCAGGAACCTACTTTGAAAGTGGCAGAGATTAATGTGGAAACTTTTAAAGGTGTTGTTCAGTTAAGTGGCTTCGTTGCTTCCCAGGCTGACATTAATACTGCCGTGCGTGTAGCAGCGGGTGTCGGCGGTGTAAAATCAGTTAAAAACGATATGCGCCTCAAGTGA
- a CDS encoding PRC-barrel domain-containing protein, which produces MNYETRDTYGIYKNTHHQGPGPQLMGADTLIGNDVYNYEEEDIGDIKEIMLDVASGNIAYAVLSFGSILGLGEKLFAVPWTALKLDTENKRFLLNINKERLQNAPGFDKDNWPNLADQTWSNDIHSYYGIRPYNGRFRN; this is translated from the coding sequence ATGAATTACGAAACTCGCGATACTTACGGTATTTATAAAAATACTCATCATCAAGGTCCTGGCCCACAATTAATGGGCGCAGACACGCTCATTGGCAATGACGTGTATAACTACGAAGAAGAAGATATTGGTGACATTAAGGAAATAATGTTAGATGTCGCAAGCGGAAATATTGCTTATGCTGTGCTTTCGTTCGGATCAATTCTTGGCTTAGGCGAAAAATTATTTGCCGTGCCTTGGACCGCATTAAAGCTGGATACGGAGAATAAAAGATTTTTGCTTAACATCAACAAAGAGCGTTTACAAAATGCTCCTGGTTTTGACAAAGATAACTGGCCAAACCTGGCTGATCAAACCTGGTCAAACGACATTCACTCCTATTACGGAATTCGCCCCTACAATGGCCGCTTTCGCAATTAG
- a CDS encoding hemerythrin domain-containing protein translates to MATAAKYVESTSAQKTKEAIALLRADHKLVNDLFEEYEKSRSAAKKKALVKQICTELTIHAQIEEEIFYPAAKKALQDKELIPEATVEHATLKDLIAQVEGLEPDGEMFDAKIKVLSEYVKHHVKEEQNEIFPKVKASKLDLVELGAQLTERKEELLAAALH, encoded by the coding sequence ATGGCAACTGCAGCAAAATATGTAGAGTCTACAAGCGCGCAGAAAACGAAAGAGGCAATCGCCTTGCTGCGTGCAGATCATAAACTGGTAAATGATTTGTTTGAGGAATATGAAAAGTCTCGTTCAGCAGCCAAGAAAAAAGCGCTGGTAAAACAGATCTGTACTGAATTAACCATTCATGCACAAATCGAGGAAGAAATTTTTTATCCTGCGGCCAAAAAAGCCTTGCAGGATAAAGAATTGATTCCAGAGGCAACCGTTGAGCACGCCACCTTGAAGGATCTTATTGCGCAGGTGGAAGGATTGGAGCCAGATGGCGAAATGTTTGATGCAAAAATCAAGGTATTATCTGAATACGTCAAACATCACGTTAAGGAAGAACAAAATGAGATCTTCCCAAAAGTAAAAGCATCTAAATTGGATTTAGTTGAATTGGGAGCCCAGCTAACAGAGCGTAAAGAAGAATTGTTGGCGGCAGCGCTTCACTAA